A part of Notolabrus celidotus isolate fNotCel1 chromosome 21, fNotCel1.pri, whole genome shotgun sequence genomic DNA contains:
- the cpsf6 gene encoding cleavage and polyadenylation specificity factor subunit 6 isoform X7 — MADGVDHIDIYADVEEDFSQEADYPVHEQIDLYDDVISPSANNGDAPEDRDYLDTLPAPGGSDGGKSAPPNVVYTYTGKRIALYIGNLTWWTTDEDLTEAIRSIGITDVLEIKFFENRANGQSKGFALVCVGSEASSRKLMELLSKRELHGQNPIVTPCNKQSLSQFEMQSRKSTQSGQMSGEGKAGPPGAGPRGGFPMGRGRGRFPGPPGPGGDRFPGPPGPGGPPPHFPGGMQGPPRPPPGPPGPPGPPGPPPPGQGLPPPLPGPPNRGDRPPPPVLFPGQFGQPPMGPMPPGPPPPGYGPPPGPPPPQQGPPPPGPFPPRPPGPIGPPMALAPPPHMPGPPPGGPPPAPHVNPAFFPPPGNNNMPPNDRGGPPGPNDPYGRPPPYERGDYGPGGREMEASRTPLSEAEFEEIMNRNRAISSSAISRAVSDASAADYGSAIETLVTAISLIKQSKVSADDRCKVLISSLQDCLHGIESKSYGSASRRERSRERDHSRSREKSRRHKSRSRDRHEDYYRERSRERDRHRERDRDRDREREREREYRHR, encoded by the exons GAAGCCGACTATCCGGTTCACGAACAGATCGACTTGTATGATGATGTAATATCCCCATCAGCCAACAATGGTGACGCTCCAGAAGATCGCGACTACCTGGACACACTGCCCGCACCAGGTGGCTCAGACGGAGGGAAGAGCGCTCCCCCAAATGTGGTGTACACCTACACAGGCAAAAGGATAGCTCTGTACATAGGAAACCTCACATGG TGGACAACAGATGAGGACCTGACAGAAGCCATACGATCGATAGGAATCACAGATGTGCTGGAGATCAAGTTTTTTGAAAACAGAGCCAACGGGCAGTCAAAAGG gtTTGCTTTGGTGTGTGTGGGCTCAGAGGCATCATCCAGGAAGTTAATGGAGCTGCTCTCAAAGCGTGAGCTCCATGGTCAGAATCCCATCGTCACGCCGTGCAACAAACAGTCCCTCAGCCAGTTTGAGATGCAGTCACGCAAAA GCACCCAGTCGGGCCAGATGTCCGGAGAAGGTAAAGCTGGCCCCCCTGGTGCAGGTCCTCGTGGAGGTTTCCCTATGGGTCGAGGCAGAGGCAGATTCCCTGGACCACCCGGACCTGGAGGAGACCGTTTTCCTGGACCACCCGGACCTGGAGGGCCACCACCACATTTCCCTG GTGGAATGCAGGGCCCCCCACGTCCCCCTCCAGGTCCACCTGGTCCCCCAGGCCCTCCAGGACCTCCACCCCCTGGCCAGggcctccctcctcccctccctggtCCCCCAAATCGTGGTGACAGGCCGCCTCCCCCTGTTCTCTTCCCCGGTCAGTTTGGCCAGCCTCCAATGGGACCCATGCCCCCAGGCCCCCCTCCTCCAGGTTACGGCCCTCCTCCTGGTCCCCCACCGCCTCAACAAGGCCCACCACCCCCAGGACCCTTCCCTCCTCGTCCCCCAGGCCCCATTGGTCCCCCTAtggctttggcgccccctccACACATGCCAGGTCCCCCACCTGGAGGACCACCACCAGCCCCCCATGTCAACCCTGCATTCTTCCCCCCACCCGGCAACAACAACATGCCACCCAACGACAGAGGAGGCCCCCCTGGACCAAACGACCCATACGGGCGCCCGCCTCCATATGAGAGAGGGGACTATGGTCCCGGAGGCCG GGAAATGGAGGCGTCACGGACTCCTTTGAGTGAGGCCGAGTTTGAGGAGATCATGAACAGAAATAGAGCCATCTCCTCCAGTGCCATTTCCAGAGCGGTGTCTGATGCTAGTGCAG CGGACTATGGCAGTGCTATAGAGACCCTGGTGACGGCCATCAGTCTGATTAAGCAGTCCAAAGTGTCAGCAGATGATCGCTGTAAGGTTCTCATCAGTTCCCTGCAGGACTGTCTTCACGGCATCGAGTCTAAAAGTTATGGCTCTGCATCCAG GCGAGAGCGTTCCAGGGAACGAGACCACAGCCGCTCCAGAGAAAAGAGTCGACGCCACAAGTCCCGCAGTCGTGACCGCCATGAGGACTACTACAGAGAGCGCAGCCGGGAGCGAGACCGCCATCGCGAGAGGGACCGGGACAGAGACcgtgaaagagagagggagagggagtacCGGCACCGCTAG